A single window of Bordetella genomosp. 11 DNA harbors:
- a CDS encoding MFS transporter, which yields MIDRISPTDAHSRNAAATLALTLPGDTVLYLILPIYAAQFGVSLAEAGVLLAANRLVRIAGYGWVARFYARHGDRPTCMLAAAAATLSALGYATLTGFWALVPLRLLWGLSFAALNLSTQAMATADPVGVARRNGRSRAVIAMGPVVALPLGAWMAELWGPRAIFFVLALVAFLGVVVAHRLPSHPHSMPQQSRRLRLPGSLDTWSFLEGFTLDGLFIIGLSYLGKDLMPAGSVIVAGVVLALRYLGEIVLSPVGGRLAERFGPVRLLVWLSVLTAIVLVGFGVGWIWSCAAAIVVLRALQLPLLPPIVAMRTPGPGRVQALASRAVWRDIGAGTGPLLAGVMLPLVSPVWIYSVPAVLLALSALACAQPGSSGQDAG from the coding sequence ATGATAGACCGCATCTCCCCGACTGACGCGCATTCGCGGAACGCCGCCGCCACGCTGGCGTTGACGCTGCCTGGCGATACGGTGCTGTACCTGATATTGCCGATATACGCCGCGCAGTTCGGCGTGTCGCTCGCCGAAGCCGGCGTTCTGCTGGCGGCAAACCGTCTCGTGCGCATCGCCGGCTACGGGTGGGTGGCGCGTTTCTATGCACGGCATGGCGATCGGCCGACCTGCATGCTGGCGGCAGCCGCCGCCACGCTAAGCGCGCTGGGCTATGCGACGCTCACGGGCTTCTGGGCCCTGGTGCCGCTGCGTCTTCTGTGGGGCTTGTCGTTCGCTGCCCTGAACCTGTCCACCCAGGCCATGGCGACCGCGGACCCGGTCGGCGTGGCGCGGCGCAACGGCCGTTCGCGCGCGGTCATCGCGATGGGGCCAGTGGTGGCGCTGCCGCTGGGTGCATGGATGGCGGAACTCTGGGGGCCGCGCGCGATTTTCTTCGTTCTGGCACTGGTGGCCTTTCTGGGCGTGGTTGTGGCGCATCGGTTGCCCAGCCACCCGCATTCCATGCCGCAGCAGAGTCGCCGGCTGCGCCTGCCCGGCAGCCTGGATACCTGGTCGTTTCTGGAAGGCTTCACGCTCGATGGCCTCTTCATCATCGGCCTGTCCTACCTGGGTAAGGACCTTATGCCCGCCGGTTCGGTGATCGTGGCCGGGGTGGTATTGGCGTTGCGCTATCTCGGCGAGATCGTGTTAAGCCCCGTGGGCGGACGTCTGGCGGAACGGTTCGGCCCGGTGCGGTTGCTGGTCTGGCTGTCGGTGCTGACCGCCATCGTTCTCGTGGGTTTCGGCGTGGGGTGGATCTGGAGCTGCGCGGCCGCCATCGTGGTGCTGCGGGCGCTGCAACTGCCGCTTTTGCCGCCTATCGTGGCCATGCGGACGCCTGGGCCGGGGCGAGTACAGGCGCTGGCATCGCGCGCGGTGTGGCGCGACATCGGCGCGGGTACGGGGCCGCTGCTGGCTGGCGTTATGCTGCCATTGGTTTCGCCCGTCTGGATCTACAGCGTGCCGGCAGTCCTGCTCGCGCTGTCGGCCTTGGCGTGCGCGCAGCCCGGGTCTTCCGGGCAGGACGCCGGTTGA
- a CDS encoding sensor domain-containing diguanylate cyclase — translation MFRIDLRRLILWLCLCSVLVALGNSFYASYRVQREILLNNTLEGNRAYAAKLARTTDNFIKTIRQELAYSASMLSDMETGPDRAADETRRLMRQNDHFNSVLVVDATGLIQAVDPPLTGLVGARPDSEAVQRALQSKQPEISEPYMGITGRWVILNSHPIFDRQGRYIGFIAGTLYLHEPNALHLLLGEHYYRDGSYLYVVDRTGKLIYHPDVGRIGESASTNPIVGDLMRGVSGERRVRNTKGVEMLAGYAVVPTTGWGLVAQRPVLGTLQRMDDLLWLTVRNSLPLMIVLLLCIGWLSKLIAQPLWQLASAAKQMDELDASERIRGVRSWYFEAAQLKRALLTGLGSINHKMRSLRRESTTDALTSLLNRRGLMRALDEFATTGVPFAVAVIDIDNFKAINDRHGHDTGDDVIRVLASLMRHGSRSNDVLARAGGEEFTMLLPATSLDDAVRAAERLRVSMEEAVNPTGGTVTISIGVSRYPDHGKDVYAVMKEADKALYFAKNHGRNQTCVAAPDSPEGFLAVARPGAASAQAAR, via the coding sequence ATGTTCAGAATCGACCTGCGGCGTCTCATCCTGTGGCTGTGTTTATGTTCGGTACTGGTGGCGCTGGGGAACAGCTTTTACGCCAGCTATCGGGTACAGCGCGAAATCCTCCTGAACAACACCCTGGAAGGCAATCGCGCATACGCGGCCAAGCTGGCAAGGACCACGGACAACTTCATCAAGACCATCCGGCAGGAATTGGCGTACAGCGCCAGCATGCTGTCGGATATGGAGACCGGTCCGGACCGTGCCGCCGATGAGACGCGTCGCCTGATGCGACAGAACGATCATTTCAATTCAGTGCTGGTGGTGGACGCCACGGGCCTGATACAAGCCGTGGATCCGCCCCTCACGGGCCTGGTGGGCGCGCGCCCGGACAGCGAGGCCGTGCAGCGCGCGCTGCAGTCCAAGCAACCCGAGATCAGCGAACCGTATATGGGCATCACGGGACGCTGGGTCATCCTGAATTCCCACCCCATCTTCGACCGCCAGGGCCGCTACATCGGCTTTATCGCCGGTACCCTGTACCTGCATGAGCCGAACGCGCTGCACCTGCTGCTGGGCGAACACTATTACCGCGACGGTTCCTACCTGTATGTCGTGGATCGCACCGGCAAACTGATCTATCACCCCGACGTCGGGCGCATCGGCGAATCGGCGAGTACCAATCCCATCGTTGGCGACCTCATGCGGGGCGTATCCGGCGAACGGCGCGTGCGCAATACCAAGGGCGTGGAGATGCTCGCGGGCTATGCCGTCGTCCCGACCACGGGATGGGGCCTGGTAGCCCAGCGGCCCGTGCTGGGCACACTGCAGCGCATGGACGATCTTCTCTGGCTTACCGTGCGCAATTCCCTGCCCTTGATGATCGTGCTGCTGCTTTGCATCGGCTGGCTCTCCAAGCTGATCGCCCAGCCCCTATGGCAGTTGGCCAGCGCGGCCAAGCAGATGGACGAACTGGACGCTTCCGAACGCATCCGCGGCGTGCGGTCGTGGTACTTCGAGGCCGCGCAATTGAAGCGCGCGCTGCTGACCGGGCTGGGCAGCATCAATCACAAGATGCGCAGCCTGCGGCGCGAGTCGACGACGGACGCGCTTACGTCGCTGCTCAATCGCCGCGGCCTGATGCGGGCGCTCGACGAGTTCGCCACTACCGGCGTGCCGTTCGCGGTGGCGGTGATCGACATCGATAACTTCAAAGCCATCAACGATCGCCATGGGCACGACACCGGCGATGACGTCATCCGCGTGCTGGCTTCGCTGATGCGCCACGGCTCGCGCAGCAACGACGTGCTGGCGCGCGCTGGGGGCGAGGAATTCACCATGCTGTTGCCCGCCACCTCGCTGGACGACGCGGTACGCGCCGCGGAACGCTTGCGTGTGTCGATGGAGGAAGCGGTGAATCCCACGGGCGGCACGGTGACGATATCGATCGGCGTTTCCCGCTATCCCGACCACGGCAAGGACGTCTATGCCGTGATGAAAGAGGCGGACAAGGCGCTGTATTTCGCCAAGAACCACGGCCGCAACCAGACCTGCGTCGCCGCCCCGGACAGTCCGGAGGGTTTCCTGGCGGTCGCGCGGCCCGGCGCGGCCTCCGCCCAGGCGGCGCGCTAA
- a CDS encoding AsmA family protein, with protein sequence MARKYKVLAGIGAAVILVLVAAIVFLATLDLNRFKPFVEEKASAALGRPVAIHGDLALAWRRSQEDHGWRAWIPWAQITAADISVANTDWGRAPQFATLKHLGFRVGLLPLLTHTVALRQVELGEPSVSLERRSDGSANWAFTPQDEKDADKEKDKGSAWRLDVREIAFDKGTIGYLDETRQADVQVVVDPLGKPVSIANLAGAAVAGDLAGRKAPPQGAGSAAGAQPPQGGDDAYVFGWRAKGKYKGLEVDGQGRIGGVLAMQDTAKPFPVEVKAAVGQTKASATGTLTDPMHLGALDLRLTLSGASMADLYPLIGVALPDTPPYSTDGHLVGRLNEPQGAVYEYRDFNGKVGDSDIHGDLTFTNGKPRPRLQGQFTSNLLRFADLGPLVGADTGKGSGRKAASDSAKVARAERASGQASTSDGGSPSEQPPDKALPVQEFRTDRWAAMDADVSLKAKKIIQSAQLPISDLQVRAVMNDGALALTPLRFGMAGGTLDADIHLDGSKKPMPGRAKVSARRLQLQQLFPKVQSMRRSLGELNGDAALSANGNSVAALLGSANGETKILINDGLISSSLMELAGLNVGNYVVAKLFGDEEVPINCAAADIALKDGLAKPDLFVFDTENAVIDIDGTVNFKSEAIDLDITPHSKGLRIISLRSPLYVNGTLKNPKAGVKVGPLVARGAGMVALGAALTPAAGLLALIVPSNQGAENQCSTMLHEMQQAPKAPPPRPATKARQTR encoded by the coding sequence ATGGCGCGTAAATATAAGGTTCTCGCCGGTATCGGCGCAGCGGTCATTTTAGTCCTCGTGGCCGCGATCGTGTTTCTTGCCACCCTGGACTTGAATCGATTCAAGCCCTTTGTGGAAGAGAAGGCCAGCGCGGCGCTGGGGCGGCCGGTGGCGATCCATGGCGACCTGGCGCTCGCGTGGCGGCGCTCCCAGGAGGACCATGGCTGGCGCGCCTGGATTCCGTGGGCCCAGATAACCGCCGCCGATATCTCGGTGGCCAATACGGACTGGGGCCGCGCGCCCCAATTCGCCACCTTGAAACACTTGGGCTTCAGGGTCGGCCTGCTGCCGTTGCTGACGCACACCGTCGCCTTGCGGCAGGTCGAACTGGGAGAACCGTCGGTCAGCCTGGAGCGGCGGTCCGACGGAAGCGCGAACTGGGCCTTCACGCCGCAGGATGAAAAGGACGCGGACAAGGAAAAGGACAAGGGCTCGGCCTGGCGGCTGGATGTGCGCGAAATCGCCTTCGACAAGGGCACCATCGGGTACCTGGACGAAACGCGCCAGGCCGATGTGCAAGTCGTCGTGGACCCTCTGGGCAAGCCGGTGTCCATCGCCAATCTTGCGGGAGCGGCGGTGGCCGGCGATCTGGCCGGCCGGAAGGCGCCGCCCCAGGGCGCCGGTTCCGCGGCGGGGGCGCAGCCGCCCCAGGGCGGCGACGACGCCTACGTGTTCGGCTGGCGCGCAAAGGGCAAGTACAAGGGCCTGGAGGTCGATGGCCAGGGACGCATCGGCGGGGTGCTGGCCATGCAGGACACGGCCAAACCCTTCCCGGTGGAAGTGAAGGCGGCCGTTGGCCAGACCAAGGCCTCGGCGACGGGGACGCTGACGGATCCCATGCATCTGGGCGCGCTGGACCTGCGCCTGACCCTGTCGGGCGCCAGCATGGCGGATCTCTATCCGCTGATCGGCGTCGCGCTGCCCGATACCCCGCCCTACAGTACGGATGGGCACCTGGTCGGGCGCCTGAACGAGCCGCAAGGCGCTGTGTATGAATACCGGGATTTCAACGGCAAGGTCGGAGATAGCGATATCCACGGCGACCTTACCTTCACCAACGGCAAGCCGCGGCCCCGCCTTCAGGGGCAATTCACCTCCAACCTGCTGCGCTTCGCGGACCTGGGGCCTCTGGTCGGGGCGGACACCGGCAAGGGAAGCGGACGCAAGGCCGCTTCGGACAGCGCCAAGGTGGCGCGCGCCGAGCGGGCATCCGGACAGGCATCCACGTCGGACGGCGGCAGCCCATCGGAGCAGCCGCCGGACAAGGCCTTGCCGGTACAGGAGTTCCGCACGGATCGCTGGGCCGCGATGGACGCCGACGTCAGTCTGAAGGCCAAGAAAATCATCCAGTCCGCCCAGCTTCCGATCAGCGACCTGCAGGTGCGCGCGGTGATGAACGATGGCGCGCTGGCCCTGACGCCGCTGCGCTTCGGCATGGCCGGCGGTACCCTGGATGCGGATATCCACCTCGACGGGTCCAAGAAACCGATGCCTGGGCGCGCCAAGGTCTCCGCGCGCCGCCTTCAATTGCAGCAGCTCTTTCCCAAAGTGCAGAGCATGCGGCGCAGCCTTGGCGAACTGAATGGCGACGCCGCGCTGAGCGCCAACGGCAATTCGGTCGCGGCGCTGCTGGGCTCCGCCAATGGCGAAACCAAGATCCTGATCAACGACGGACTTATCAGCAGCAGCCTGATGGAACTGGCCGGCCTGAATGTGGGCAACTACGTCGTAGCCAAGCTGTTCGGCGATGAAGAAGTGCCGATCAACTGCGCGGCCGCGGATATCGCCCTGAAGGACGGCCTGGCCAAGCCTGACCTCTTCGTCTTCGATACCGAGAATGCGGTTATCGATATCGATGGCACCGTCAACTTCAAATCGGAAGCCATCGACCTGGATATCACGCCGCATAGCAAGGGGCTGCGCATCATATCGCTGCGCTCGCCCCTGTACGTGAACGGGACATTGAAGAATCCCAAGGCGGGGGTGAAGGTCGGACCGCTGGTCGCGCGGGGGGCGGGGATGGTGGCGCTGGGCGCCGCGTTGACGCCCGCGGCGGGCTTGCTGGCCTTGATCGTCCCCAGCAACCAGGGCGCTGAGAACCAGTGCTCGACGATGTTGCACGAGATGCAGCAGGCACCCAAGGCCCCGCCGCCGCGCCCCGCGACGAAGGCGCGCCAGACGCGTTAG
- a CDS encoding LTA synthase family protein produces MRQLCLIFIVAAMLMLTISRLALATWQRTRVRNAGGLWPILRGGWRIDAHEVAILAVAPAVFSPWLGHFPTAAAITSVWFQAAWLLLVFMEVATPPFILEYDARPNRLFVEYLKHPREVSGMLWRGFKGPLVGGLVVVVLAAWIGHILFGAPRPDAPLAWWQIPLLSVAALAVGILAIRGTLQHRPINPSTVAYCSDGMLNMLPLNSLYSVLYAVYSMKNEKSASAVYGNMPDDEMHAKVLEAAGLPLPPADPAYPSMHTQTPSHPRARPLNLVIILEESLGAQYVANLGGQPLTPCLDALAADGWNFTRAYATGTRSVRGLEAVVTGFPPTPAQAVVKLPDAQRGFFTLADLLGRQGYHSRFIYGGEAHFDNMKGFFLGNGFDHIVDRGEFVDPQFVGTWGASDEDMFNQLHRLLSGDQDQPTFTLAFTVSNHTPWEYPSGRIQPDGNPATVENTVRYADWALGRFFEQAKNSPYWENTVFLIAADHDSRVSGASLVPVRHFHIPSVILGGSVAARRDDRIISQIDLGPTLLSLMGLESRHPMLGRDLTRPLPDGDPGRAIMQYGDNYGYLKGDRLLVLGPQKAPVQYRYAAPETYEAVPVDETLAREALAHALWPSWAYREGRYALPPLHGAASRGVPSLRPGLERA; encoded by the coding sequence ATGCGGCAACTGTGTTTGATTTTCATCGTCGCGGCGATGCTTATGTTAACCATAAGCCGTCTTGCCCTGGCGACCTGGCAGCGCACCCGGGTACGCAATGCCGGCGGGCTGTGGCCGATCCTGCGGGGCGGCTGGCGCATCGACGCCCACGAAGTCGCGATCCTGGCGGTCGCGCCCGCGGTGTTCTCTCCCTGGCTGGGGCATTTCCCCACCGCCGCGGCGATCACGTCGGTGTGGTTCCAGGCGGCGTGGCTATTGCTGGTCTTCATGGAAGTCGCGACGCCGCCCTTCATCCTGGAATACGATGCGCGGCCCAACCGGCTGTTCGTCGAATACCTCAAGCACCCACGCGAAGTCTCCGGCATGCTGTGGCGCGGATTCAAGGGGCCGCTGGTGGGCGGCCTGGTGGTGGTGGTCCTGGCCGCATGGATAGGCCATATCCTATTTGGCGCGCCGCGCCCCGACGCGCCGCTGGCATGGTGGCAGATACCGCTGCTTAGCGTGGCCGCGCTGGCCGTGGGCATACTTGCCATCCGGGGCACGCTGCAGCACCGCCCCATCAATCCGTCGACGGTGGCCTATTGCAGCGACGGCATGTTGAACATGCTGCCCTTGAACTCGCTTTACAGCGTGCTGTACGCCGTCTACAGCATGAAGAACGAGAAGTCCGCCTCCGCCGTCTACGGCAACATGCCAGATGACGAAATGCATGCCAAGGTCCTGGAAGCCGCGGGCTTGCCGCTGCCGCCGGCCGATCCCGCCTACCCCAGCATGCATACGCAGACGCCGTCGCATCCGCGCGCGCGCCCCCTGAATCTCGTCATTATTCTGGAAGAAAGCCTGGGGGCGCAGTACGTCGCCAACCTGGGCGGGCAGCCCCTGACGCCATGCCTGGACGCCCTGGCGGCGGATGGCTGGAATTTCACCCGCGCCTATGCGACCGGCACGCGGTCGGTGCGTGGCCTGGAGGCCGTCGTCACCGGCTTTCCGCCGACACCGGCCCAGGCGGTGGTAAAGCTGCCCGATGCCCAGCGGGGCTTTTTCACCCTGGCAGACCTGCTGGGCCGACAGGGTTACCACTCGCGCTTCATCTATGGCGGCGAGGCCCACTTCGACAATATGAAGGGCTTCTTCCTGGGCAACGGGTTCGACCATATCGTGGATCGCGGCGAATTCGTCGACCCGCAATTCGTCGGCACCTGGGGCGCTTCCGACGAAGACATGTTCAACCAGTTGCACCGCCTGTTAAGCGGCGACCAGGACCAGCCGACTTTCACCCTGGCTTTTACCGTGTCCAACCATACGCCGTGGGAATACCCCAGCGGGCGGATCCAGCCCGACGGCAATCCCGCCACGGTGGAAAACACGGTGCGCTACGCCGACTGGGCACTGGGACGCTTCTTCGAGCAGGCAAAGAATTCACCCTATTGGGAAAACACGGTATTCCTGATTGCGGCGGATCACGACTCGCGCGTCTCGGGCGCCAGCCTGGTGCCTGTGCGCCACTTCCACATTCCCTCCGTCATCCTGGGAGGCAGCGTGGCGGCGCGCCGCGACGATCGCATCATCAGCCAGATCGACCTCGGGCCCACGCTGCTGTCCCTGATGGGATTGGAGAGCCGGCATCCCATGCTGGGCCGGGATCTGACCCGCCCCTTGCCGGACGGCGACCCCGGGCGGGCCATCATGCAATACGGCGACAACTACGGCTACCTGAAGGGGGACCGGCTGCTCGTGCTCGGTCCGCAAAAAGCGCCGGTGCAATACCGGTATGCAGCGCCCGAAACCTACGAGGCCGTGCCGGTCGACGAAACATTGGCACGGGAAGCACTGGCCCACGCGCTATGGCCCAGCTGGGCGTACCGCGAAGGACGCTACGCCCTGCCGCCGCTACACGGCGCGGCCAGCCGCGGCGTGCCATCGCTACGTCCAGGGCTGGAACGCGCCTGA
- a CDS encoding response regulator, which yields MTDTPLQILIVDDNEMASELLSEFVDLLGHKCRAAATGRAAIEACDAARPDVVVTDIVLPDLDGYELAARLRARFGQEIRIIALSGLPRNNDRAEASNFDAWLEKPLDLSVLERLLGNPGETST from the coding sequence ATGACCGACACTCCCCTCCAGATCCTGATCGTGGACGACAACGAGATGGCGTCGGAACTGCTGTCGGAATTCGTCGACCTGCTGGGCCACAAGTGCCGGGCGGCGGCAACCGGACGCGCGGCCATCGAGGCCTGCGACGCGGCCCGGCCCGACGTCGTCGTGACCGACATCGTGCTGCCCGACCTGGATGGCTATGAACTGGCCGCGCGCCTGCGCGCCCGGTTCGGCCAGGAAATCCGCATCATCGCGCTCAGCGGCCTGCCGCGAAACAACGACCGCGCGGAAGCCTCGAATTTCGATGCCTGGCTGGAAAAGCCGCTGGACTTGTCCGTCCTGGAACGTCTGCTGGGCAACCCTGGAGAAACGTCGACATAA
- a CDS encoding putative bifunctional diguanylate cyclase/phosphodiesterase, whose product MSASPSVNADQELSLIPVSVLGLRDGEDFPGVQELCRLTGIFFGVSMFAVTWLRDASPVSLWSSGACRRTSQLLARWSYPALDSPDVVIATPTELAWQDCVTPEPGVSAAQRPVGFFAAAPLTLADGTRVGALCIADTDSRAFSADDIQRLRDFAAMTSEALRAQKALADTRRREQLLSRAFRLAKVGGWEYNVITGNLTLSEQALEIYGMDTSIQPTIETLMRRFYPGDALIDTREDFARLLREGRGYDSRRRIQRLDGSSRWIHVLAEPESQEGQVVRVHGLVEDITDEVESQRRLHELAYTDKLTGLPNRGAFLLELARLFSQAEPVVLISIDIDGFKDINDTIGHHAGDHLLIEVGRRITAHFPVGTFVARVGSNEFTVIATGTATVEDPVDLMNHLRLQLRAPVHYADQILSASVSIGLCASPAQASDADQIVRNTDIALYQAKKGGGDRTVMFEPEMRDRLEERVRLLRNVRRGIERKEFMLYYQPIYDMRTHTLSGFEALMRWSLPEKGILPPSYFSAAFDDQALAPQLGDEALRNAFEQMRRWINKGFDFKRVSVNVAAAQFYRQDLAGHILDMLARYGLRPDQLTLEITESVYLGPGADAVEDALRILHQSGVGIALDDFGTGYASLTQLQRFPVDSLKIDKSFVQNPDAGSIVDAIIALGTSLNIQIVAEGVEASEHQETLLRRGCRYGQGYYLGKPMPAEFYA is encoded by the coding sequence ATGAGCGCCTCGCCTTCCGTCAATGCCGATCAGGAGCTGTCGCTCATCCCGGTGAGCGTACTAGGCCTGCGCGATGGAGAAGATTTTCCAGGCGTGCAGGAGCTCTGTCGGCTGACCGGGATTTTTTTTGGCGTTTCGATGTTTGCGGTAACTTGGCTGCGCGACGCCAGTCCGGTAAGCCTGTGGTCCAGCGGCGCCTGCCGGCGCACGTCGCAGCTGCTCGCCCGGTGGAGCTATCCGGCGCTGGACTCGCCGGACGTCGTCATCGCCACGCCCACCGAGCTTGCCTGGCAAGACTGTGTCACCCCCGAACCCGGCGTATCGGCCGCGCAGCGGCCGGTCGGATTCTTCGCCGCGGCGCCGCTGACGCTGGCCGACGGCACGCGCGTTGGCGCGCTCTGCATCGCCGATACCGATAGCCGGGCGTTTTCGGCCGACGATATCCAGCGCCTGCGCGACTTCGCCGCCATGACCAGCGAGGCCCTGCGCGCGCAAAAGGCGCTGGCCGACACCCGGCGCCGGGAACAACTGCTGTCCCGGGCGTTCCGCCTGGCCAAGGTCGGCGGCTGGGAATACAACGTCATCACGGGCAACCTGACGCTCAGCGAACAGGCACTGGAAATCTACGGCATGGATACCAGCATCCAGCCGACGATCGAAACCCTGATGCGGCGTTTCTATCCCGGCGATGCGCTGATCGACACGCGTGAAGACTTCGCCCGCCTGCTACGCGAAGGCCGCGGCTACGATTCGCGGCGCCGCATCCAGCGCCTGGACGGGTCCTCGCGCTGGATTCATGTCCTGGCCGAGCCGGAATCCCAGGAAGGACAGGTCGTCCGCGTCCACGGTCTGGTCGAGGACATCACCGACGAGGTCGAATCCCAGCGTCGCCTGCACGAATTGGCCTACACCGACAAGCTGACCGGCCTGCCCAACCGCGGTGCCTTCCTGCTGGAGCTTGCCCGCCTGTTTTCCCAGGCCGAGCCCGTCGTTCTGATCTCCATCGATATCGACGGATTCAAGGACATCAACGACACCATAGGCCACCACGCCGGTGACCATCTGCTGATCGAAGTGGGCCGGCGCATCACGGCGCATTTCCCGGTAGGGACGTTCGTCGCCCGCGTGGGCAGCAATGAATTCACCGTCATCGCGACAGGCACTGCGACGGTGGAAGATCCGGTGGACTTGATGAATCACTTGCGCCTACAACTGAGGGCGCCCGTCCATTACGCCGACCAGATCCTGTCGGCCTCGGTCAGTATCGGCCTGTGCGCGTCGCCTGCCCAGGCAAGCGACGCCGACCAGATCGTACGCAATACGGATATCGCCCTCTACCAGGCGAAAAAAGGCGGCGGCGATCGCACCGTGATGTTCGAGCCGGAGATGCGCGACCGGCTGGAAGAGCGTGTCCGGCTATTGCGCAACGTGCGGCGCGGCATCGAACGCAAAGAGTTCATGCTGTATTACCAGCCCATCTACGATATGCGCACCCACACGCTATCGGGATTCGAGGCGCTGATGCGCTGGTCGTTGCCAGAAAAAGGCATCCTGCCGCCGAGTTATTTCTCCGCGGCCTTCGATGACCAGGCGCTGGCGCCGCAATTGGGCGACGAAGCCTTGCGCAATGCCTTCGAGCAGATGCGCCGCTGGATAAACAAGGGTTTCGACTTCAAACGGGTTTCGGTGAATGTCGCTGCCGCGCAATTCTATCGGCAGGACCTGGCCGGCCATATCCTGGACATGCTCGCGCGGTACGGACTGCGGCCGGATCAGCTTACCCTCGAGATCACGGAAAGCGTTTATCTGGGGCCGGGCGCCGACGCCGTGGAGGACGCGCTGCGCATCCTGCACCAGTCCGGTGTGGGCATCGCCCTGGACGACTTCGGCACCGGCTATGCGTCGCTCACGCAATTGCAGCGCTTCCCCGTGGATTCGCTGAAGATCGACAAATCCTTCGTCCAGAACCCCGATGCGGGTTCCATCGTCGACGCCATCATCGCGCTCGGAACGAGCCTGAACATACAGATCGTCGCCGAAGGCGTAGAAGCCTCGGAGCATCAGGAAACCCTTTTGCGGCGCGGTTGCCGCTACGGTCAGGGTTATTACCTCGGCAAGCCCATGCCCGCCGAATTCTACGCATGA
- a CDS encoding RNA polymerase sigma factor, translated as MRYLHDNHHGIQAAPPISYDVSTTTTNANIAIASSHSAYEAVFRELVQNHATRLHRFIIKHIGNCPDAEDITQQAFLEAAKSYHSFRGESQLSTWLYGIALNLVRNYLSRAPECRYFFVGEDALSDHASQDLTPDDAAEQNQTLRLLEESIAELPENMRSILLMMGLNDLTYEEAAARLTVPVGTIRSRLSRARAALRSKLETKGIRLDA; from the coding sequence ATGCGATATCTCCACGACAATCACCATGGCATCCAGGCGGCACCGCCCATCTCTTACGACGTGTCGACCACTACAACGAACGCCAATATAGCCATCGCCTCGTCTCACAGCGCCTACGAGGCTGTCTTTCGCGAACTGGTCCAGAACCACGCCACGCGCCTGCATCGCTTCATCATCAAGCACATCGGCAATTGCCCGGATGCGGAAGACATTACCCAGCAGGCCTTCCTGGAGGCGGCCAAGTCCTATCACAGCTTTCGCGGCGAATCGCAGCTCTCCACCTGGCTGTACGGCATCGCCCTGAACCTGGTTCGCAACTACCTGTCGCGCGCGCCCGAATGCCGATACTTCTTCGTTGGCGAGGACGCGCTCAGCGACCATGCGTCGCAGGACCTGACGCCGGACGACGCCGCTGAACAGAACCAGACCCTGCGCCTGCTGGAAGAGTCCATCGCCGAACTACCGGAGAACATGCGCAGCATCCTGTTGATGATGGGACTGAACGACCTCACCTACGAGGAAGCGGCCGCCCGTTTGACCGTCCCCGTAGGCACCATACGCAGCCGGCTGTCGCGTGCACGGGCGGCCCTGCGCTCCAAGCTGGAAACCAAGGGCATCCGGCTGGACGCCTGA